The Deltaproteobacteria bacterium genome has a segment encoding these proteins:
- a CDS encoding ATP-grasp domain-containing protein produces the protein MTIKRSILILGAGPMQVPLIKKARSMGIFAIASDKNPEAEGFKEADLPLVLDIKDPEAHVQWALENRERLNLSGVVAGADVAITAASVSDALGLPGIPVEVAERSNNKWLMKKRWLADGVPTPYAEEVVSLSEARTAAERVGFPCMVKAIDNAASRGSRRIDSLDELPEALEDAKKHSSTRTALIEEFVEGDEQSVELIVHEGRHYRFGIVDRHFGFRPFPIETGHTNPTALPASAQEGLYELVTRAATSLGIEFGPYKADTIMTKKGPMVLELPARLSGGFHSQYTTPLATGLEPQKMAIALATGLPVKDEYFTPSHDRAAVCKAVFPEPGIVSSVEGLVEVKTLHGVEEVFLMVRPGDEVLPYRNCGHRVCYIIATGSTRTEALENWEKAARTLRIVTVPARNYA, from the coding sequence GATAAAGAGATCCATATTGATACTAGGCGCGGGTCCCATGCAGGTGCCTCTTATTAAAAAGGCCAGGAGCATGGGCATTTTTGCGATCGCCTCGGACAAGAACCCGGAGGCTGAGGGCTTTAAAGAGGCCGACCTGCCGCTCGTGCTGGATATAAAAGACCCTGAAGCGCACGTCCAGTGGGCGCTTGAGAACCGAGAACGTCTCAATCTGAGCGGTGTCGTAGCTGGCGCTGACGTAGCCATAACGGCGGCTTCTGTTTCGGACGCGCTCGGCCTTCCCGGCATACCCGTCGAGGTCGCCGAGAGGTCGAATAACAAGTGGCTCATGAAGAAGCGGTGGCTTGCGGACGGGGTCCCGACACCTTACGCCGAAGAGGTCGTAAGCCTTTCAGAGGCCCGGACTGCGGCTGAGAGGGTCGGCTTTCCATGCATGGTAAAGGCCATAGACAACGCCGCTTCAAGGGGCTCGCGGAGGATAGATTCACTTGATGAGCTTCCCGAGGCCCTTGAGGACGCAAAAAAACATTCATCTACTCGGACCGCCCTTATTGAGGAGTTCGTCGAGGGGGACGAGCAGAGTGTAGAGCTTATCGTTCACGAAGGAAGGCATTACAGGTTCGGCATCGTGGACAGGCACTTCGGTTTCCGGCCCTTCCCCATAGAGACCGGCCACACGAACCCCACGGCCCTTCCGGCTTCGGCCCAGGAAGGCCTTTACGAACTCGTGACAAGGGCCGCAACTTCCCTTGGCATCGAATTCGGCCCGTATAAGGCCGATACCATAATGACAAAAAAGGGGCCGATGGTCCTCGAGCTTCCGGCGAGGCTTTCAGGAGGCTTCCATTCGCAGTATACTACACCGCTCGCAACCGGTTTGGAGCCGCAGAAGATGGCCATAGCCCTCGCAACGGGGCTTCCGGTCAAGGATGAGTATTTCACGCCCTCCCACGACAGGGCCGCGGTCTGCAAGGCTGTATTCCCCGAGCCGGGGATTGTGAGCTCGGTCGAGGGCCTTGTGGAAGTGAAAACGCTACACGGGGTAGAGGAGGTCTTCCTGATGGTAAGGCCCGGGGATGAGGTCCTTCCATACAGGAACTGCGGCCACAGGGTCTGTTATATCATCGCGACCGGCAGCACCAGGACCGAAGCGCTGGAGAACTGGGAGAAGGCGGCAAGGACATTGAGGATAGTAACCGTTCCCGCGAGGAATTATGCTTAG